In one Nicotiana tomentosiformis chromosome 6, ASM39032v3, whole genome shotgun sequence genomic region, the following are encoded:
- the LOC138893767 gene encoding uncharacterized protein: MELEGKMRKRLSDCQNTDGSEGGHLEKAYLLLDMRDLGNLIDGVKRAKHGEGPSGTKSKGPLPPPPLPSDPKGKSKGKGKMDDLTGIKKDNATIAENVETSDGRRTPAQNELVLRLEQNILELQGELEQVRNLKDLFIKNIAEELKKLTGKVQSVKGGKGFEGLNYENLCIQPDVELPEGHKPPKIKMFDRTGDLKVHLRTYCDKLVEVGKDERIGMKLFMRSLTGDALSWYISQNPNKWVNWVSMASDFMDRFRFNRESESDIFYIKNLKKKPTETFCEYATRWRS; encoded by the exons ATGGAGCttgaagggaagatgagaaagaggctttcaGATTGTCAAAACACGGATGGAAGTGAAGGAGGGCATCTAGAAAAGGCTTACCTattgttggatatgcgcgatctagggaacttgattgatggagtcaaaagagccaagcacggagaaggtccttcagggaccaa atccaaaGGTCCTCTACCTCCTCCTCCTctaccaagtgatcctaaaggcaaaagcaaagggaaaggGAAAATGGACGATTTGACTGGTATCAAGAAGGACAACGCTACTATAGCTGAGAATGtcgaaacttcagatggtcggcGCACCCCAGCACAGAATGAACTGGTCTTACGACTGGAACAAAATATTTTGGAGCTACAAGGAGAACTTGAGCAGGTTCGGAACTTG AAAGACCTGTTTATTAAGAATATagcggaagaactcaagaagctcactggCAAAGTTCAAAGTGTCAAAGGTGGTAAAGGCTTTGAAGGTTTAAACTATGAGAACTTGTGCATTCAGCCAGATGTGGAACTGCCAGAGGGTCACAAACCTCCCAAGATCAAAATGTTCGATAGAACTGGTGATCTGAAAGTTCATCTAAGGACGTATTGTGATAAACTTGTAGAAGTGGGCAAAGATGAACGAATCGGTATGAAATTATTCATGCGAAGTCTCACCGGAGATGcgttgtcttggtatatcagtcagaacccaaataagtgggttaattgggtaagtatggcatcggatttcatggacagattcaggttcaacagaGAAAGCGAATCCGACATTTTCTACATtaaaaacctcaagaagaaaccaacagaaaccTTTTGTgaatatgctactcggtggagatctTAA
- the LOC138893766 gene encoding uncharacterized protein: protein MYFLDEEVSFVGEDITEAYDDWRMFFDGATNFKGVGIGVVLVSETGLHYPISTKLTFPCTNNMAEYEACILGLRLAIDMNVEELLVIRDSGLLVHQVLGEWSTKNTKILPYLHCVQELIKRFTKIEFKYVPRVQNEFADALATLSSLIQHPDKNFIDPVLIGIHKHPAYCAHVEEKSDGNQWFHDIKEYLAKREYPEHSTHTQKRMLRRLANHFFQSGGILYRRTPDLGLLVDAKEASRLLEEIHAGTCGPHMNDFVLAKKILRAGYLWMTMETDCIKFILVAIDYFTKWVEAASYKAITKKVVADFIRDRIVCLFGMPESIITDNSTNLNSDLMKAMCETFKITHKNSTAYMPQMNGVVEPSNKNIKMILRKMVDNYKQWHEKLPFALLGYHTTVRTSTGEPYYLLVYGTEVVIPAEVESLL from the exons atgtattttcttGACGAGGAGGTGTCATTTgtgggagaagatatcaccgaagcaTATGATgattggagaatgttcttcgacggagcaacaaacttcaaaggagtaggtattggaGTTGTCTTGGTATCAGAGACCGGCCTACACTATCCGATATCCACAAAACTCACGtttccatgcaccaacaatatggcggaGTATGAGGCCTGCATTTTGGGACTccggttggccattgacatgaacgttgAAGAGTTGCTGGTAATCAGAGATTCAGGCCTTTTGGTTcaccaggttctaggagaatggtccacaaagaacaccaaaatattgccatatttgcattgtgtacaagagctgatcaaaaggttcacaaagatagaattcaaatatGTTCCGAGAGTtcaaaatgagttcgcagatgcattggccactctatcctctttgatacaacacccagacaagaacttcatcgatcctgtcctaataggaattcataaacacccagcttattgtgctcatgttgaagaaaagAGCGATGGAAATcagtggttccacgacatcaaggaatatttggCAAAAAGAGAATATCCAGAGCACTCTACCCATACTCAGAAGCGCATGCTTCGAAGATTAGcaaaccatttctttcaaagcggaggaatttTGTATAGAAGAACTCCTGACTTGGGGTTACTAgtcgatgccaaggaagcatccagattgctcgaggaaatacatgccggaacttgcggaccgcatatgaaTGACTTCGTCTtagccaagaaaatactaagagcagggtatttatggatgactatggaaacagactgcatcaa gttcattctagtggccatagattatttcacaaaatgggtcgaagccgCATCTTACAAAGCTATAACTAAGAAGGTCGTCGCAGATTTTATTCGGGATCGCATTGTTTGTCTGTTCGGAATGccagagtcaatcatcaccgacaattccaccaatctcaacagtgaccttatgaaggccatgtgtgaaactttcaagatcacgcataagaattccacagcatacatgccgcaaatgaatggagttgtAGAGCcctccaacaagaacatcaagatgatactaaggaaaatggtagataattacaagcaatggcacgagaagttaccatttgctctgctcgggtatcataccacggttcgcacatcaactggggagCCTTATTAcctattggtttatggcactgaagtAGTTATTCCTGCCGAAGTAGAATCCCTTCTTTGA